AACTGCAGCCGGTTCGCTCGCGGAGCTGACGGCCGCCGTCGTGACGGAAGGCACAAGCGAGATATGCGCCAGACCCAGGGATGCAGGTCCCGCCTCATGCGCCTGACTATCGGTCTGCGAGGTCACTGGGGAAACTGCAGCCGGATCCTGCCCTGAAGATGAAGTGATGGAAGCGGAAAAGAAAGAATCGGAACCAGGTACGGATTGGGACATGTGGCTGCAGCCTGCGAAAGCTTGAAGCGCCCCTGAGGGCATGTCCGCAGTCTGCCCATGGTTTATGACAATTAGATGACCAAAAGATGACTGTCATCGTTGTTCATGACAGTCATCAGGGTTTGCGCAGCTTCAGCTGGCCCTGACCACCTCGGCCAGACGCTCGGCACAGTTGCTGGCCATGTCCGCACTCCTGGCCTCGACCATGACTCGCACCAGGGGCTCGGTACCGCTGGGACGGATCAGCACACGGCCGTCACTGCCCAGCAGCTTTTCGACCGCTGCCTGCTCACCAGGCAGCTTGGCGTTGCTCTTCCAGTCCTGTCCCGGCTGCAAGCGCACATTGATCATGACCTGGGGGAACAGCTTCACGGACTCCAGCCACTGGGCAATGGTCTTCTTCGAGCGCACGCAGGCCTGCAGCACCTGCAGTGCGCTGACCAGGCCGTCACCGGTCGTGTGCTTGTCCAGCGCCAGCAGGTGGCCCGAGCTTTCGCCGCCCAGCTGCCAGCCCTTGGCATTGAGCGCTTCCAGAACATAGCGGTCTCCCACCTTGGCACGGACAAAACCCACGCCCTGCGCCTTGAGCGCCTGCTCCACCGCCATATTGGTCATCAGGGTTCCCGCCACGCCGCTGACTACGTCGCCGCGCGCCAGACGATCGGCCGCCATGAGATAGAGCAGCTCGTCGCCGTTGTAGAGACGGCCTTGCGCATCGACCAGCTGCAGACGGTCGGCATCGCCGTCCAGCGCCACGCCATAGTCGGCATTGTTGGCACGCACTGCCCTCACCAATGCTTCGGGATGGGTCGCACCAACGCCCTCATTGATGTTCAGGCCGTCCGGGGAGCAGCCGATTTCCACCACATTGGCACCCAGCTCGTGAAAGACCTTGGGAGCAATCTGATAGGCCGCGCCATGGGCCGCATCCACGACGATCTTCAGGCCGCGCAACGACAGGCTGTGATCGAAGGTGCTCTTGCAAAATTCGATATAACGGCCTGCGGCATCGGCCAGACGCCGTGCCTTGCCCAAAGAGGCTGAATCCACCCAGACGGGATCTTCCTTGAGAGCGGCTTCCACATCCTCTTCCCAGGAATCAGGCAGCTTGGTGCCCTCGGCACTGAAGAACTTGATGCCGTTGTCATAAAACGGGTTGTGACTGGCACTGATCACCACCCCCAGACTGGCGCGCTGGGCGCGTGTCAGATAGGCCACGCCCGGTGTCGGCAAGGGGCCAAGCAACATGACATCGACACCGGCAGAGTTGAAGCCCGACTCGAGCGCGCTCTCCAGCATGTAGCCAGAGATGCGGGTGTCCTTGCCGATCAGCACCAGAGGACGCTCTTGCGTGCGGCGCAACACGCGCCCCACGCCATGCGCCAGGCGCAGGGCAAAATCAGGCGTGATGGGCGACTTGCCCACCGTTCCGCGAATCCCGTCGGTGCCGAAATACTGTCGTGCCATATTCTCGTTGTCCTTTTTAGATTCAATACTCTGTCGCCTGCGCATCACGCATGGCCTGCCAGACTGCCAGCGCAGCCACCGTATCCTTCACATCGTGGACACGCACAATTCTGGCCCCACGCTCGACCGCCAGCAATGCCGCGGCCACACTGGGCACCATGCGCTGATCCACAGGCAGGCCGGTCACCTGCCCCAGGGAGCCCTTGCGCGACCAGCCCGCCAGCAGGGGGAAGTCTAGGCCCAGCAGCTCACGCTGATGTGCAAGCAAGGCAAAATTTTGTACCACGCTCTTGCCGAAGCCAATACCGTAATCCCAGGCGATGCGCGAGCGCGCGACGCCTGCATCGAGCAAGGGCTGCGTCGCCTGCAGCAGAAAGTCCCGCACTTGAACCACGGCATCGCCCTGCATATGCTCCATGTGCATGTCTTGCGGGGTCTTGTGCATATGCATCAGGCACACGCCACAGCTGTCGTGCCGGCTCACCACCTCGAAGGCGGCGGGCTGGCGCAGCGCCCAGATGTCATTGATGATGTCGGCCCCGAGATCCAGGGCTGCCGCCATGACTTCGGGCTTGTAGGTATCGATGGAGATGGGCACATCGAGCTTGACGGCTTCGCGCAGCACGGGCAGAACACGCGCCAGCTCATCCTCCAGGCTGACCGCAGGTGAGCCCGGCCTGGTGGACTCGCCGCCTATATCCAGAATATGCGCGCCCTGCGCCAGCAGCAGCTCTGCATGGGCCATGGCCAGGGATACCCCGGCATGCTTGCCGCCGTCGGAAAAGGAATCCGGGGTCACATTCACGATGCCCATGACCTGGGGCTTGTCGAGCTGCAAGAGAAAACGCGAGGTTTGCCACTGTTGCGACATAGATCTTCCGATATCTGAGAATGCAAAAACAAAAGGCCCCTGAGGGACCTTTTGTTGCGGAGACTTGGCACTCAAGCCGTAGTCGGTGAAGGCTCAGCATTCGATGCGGGATTGCCTCCAGAGGAGTTGCCGCCATCCGACGAGGGCGGATTGCGAGGCGTCCAGTCCTTGGGAGGACGAGGCTCCTTGCCTGCCATGATGTCGTTGAGCTGTTCGGCGTCGATCGTCTCCCAGTCCAGCATGGCCTTGGCCATGGCGTGCATCTTGTCGCTGTTGTCTTCGATCAGCTTGCGCGCCAGCGCATATTGCTCGTCGATGATGCGACGCACTTCGTCGTCCACCTTCTGCATGGTGGACTCGGACAGATTGGAGCCTCGGCTGAAGGTACGGCCCAGGAAAGGCTCGCCTTCCTGCTCGGAGTAGACCATGGTGCCCAGGGCATCGCTCATGCCGTAGCGCGTCACCATGTCGCGGGCGATCTGGGTCGCGCGCTCGAAGTCGTTCGAGGCACCAGTCGTCATCTGGTTCATGAACACTTCTTCGGCGATACGTCCGCCAAACAGCATGGCAATCTGGTTGAGCATGTACTCCTTGTCATAGGAGTAGCGGTCCTTCTCGGGCAGGCTCATGGTCACGCCCAGTGCGCGACCGCGTGGGATGATGGTGACCTTGTGCACGGGATCGCACTTGGGCAGCAGCTTGCCGATGAGGGCATGGCCAGCTTCATGATAGGCCGTATTGCGGCGCTCTTCCTCGGGCATGACCATGGTCTTGCGCTCGGGGCCCATGATGATCTTGTCCTTGGCCTTCTCGAAGTCCTGCATCTCCACGGTGCGCGCATTGCGGCGTGCCGCCATCAGCGCAGCTTCGTTGCAGAGATTGGCCAGGTCGGCACCCGACATGCCGGGCGTGCCACGCGCGATGATGGCGGGGTTCACGTCCTGGCCCACGGGAATCTTGCGCATGTGCACGTTCAGGATCTGCTCGCGGCCGCGGATATCGGGCAGCGTCACATAGACCTGACGGTCGAAGCGACCGGGGCGCAGCAAGGCGGCGTCGAGAATGTCGGGGCGATTGGTTGCCGCCACCACGATCACACCGAGGTTGGTCTCGAAACCGTCCATCTCGACCAGCATCTGATTCAGAGTCTGCTCGCGCTCGTCGTTGCCGCCGCCCATGCCGGCGCCGCGCTGGCGGCCGACGGCGTCGATTTCGTCGATGAAGATGATGCAAGGCGCATTCTTCTTGGCGTTCTCGAACATGTCGCGCACGCGGGCCGCGCCCACGCCGACGAACATTTCAACGAAATCGGAACCCGAGATCGAGAAAAAAGGCACCTTGGCTTCGCCCGCGATGGACTTGGCCAGCAGCGTCTTGCCGGTACCGGGAGGGCCGACCAGCAGCAGACCGCGGGGAATGCGACCGCCGAGCTTCTGGAACTTGTTGGGGTCCTTGAGGAAGTCCACAACTTCCTTGACTTCTTCCTTGGCCTCATCGGCACCAGCCACATCGGCAAAGGTGACGGTATTGCTGTTCTCGTCGAGCATGCGCGCCTTGGACTTGCCGAAGCTGAAGGCGCCGCCCTTGCCGCCACCCTGCATCTGGCGCATGAAGTACACCCATACGCCGATCAACAGCAGCATGGGACCCCAGCTCACGAGCAGCGTCATGAGCAGCGAGCCTTCTTCACGCGGCTTGACATCGAACTTGACGTTGTTGTTGATCAGGTCGCCCACCAGACCGCGATCGAGGTAGGTGGCCGTGGTGCGGATCTTGCGATCATCGGTGGTGGTGGCTACGACCTCGGTACCGCCGCCACCTTCCTGAATGGTGGCGCTCTTGATACGGTTGTTGCGCACTTGCTCCAGGAATTCCGAGTAGCCAACATGAGAGGCACCGCCAGCACCTCGGGTGTCAAACTGTTTGAACACCGTAAACAGCACCATGGCGATGACCAGCCAGACGGCGACTTTTGAAAACCACTGATTGTTCAAGCGGGGCTCCAATGGAATATTCAGACGTAAAGGCCCGGAGGGGACTCCAGACCTAGTTGAGGTTCATTTTAGGTGTTTCAAGCGCCAAAGACGCCTATTTCCCCCTATAGCGGCCATAGGCAAGGTATGGCCCTGCAGGCAATCGGCCCTAAGCCTGTGTTTTATCAAGGCTTTGCGCTATCAGTTTCACTGGTTTGCTGCAGCAAACCATGAGGTCAAATGCCCCTATGCAAGCCGGCAACTCCGTCAAGAGCCCTGCTTGAGACCCATTCCCACGAGAAAAATCTCGGCAGACCGGTCACGCGAAGCCTTGGGCTTGATGGGCTTGACCACCTTGAAGGTCTGCTTGAAAAGATCCACCAGCTCGTTATAGCCGCTGCCGTGGAAAAGCTTGACCACCAGTGCCCCCTCGGGCTTCATGTTGTTGATCGCAAAATCGACGGCCATCTCGATGAGCACCGCAACCCGCGCCCCGTCCGTGGCTCCATGGCCCGACAGATTGGGCGCCATATCCGAGACCACCACGTCGGCCTTGCCACCGCCCATGGCCTCTTCAAGCTGCGCCAGCACCGCCTCTTCACGAAAGTCGCCCTGGATGTAATGCACGCCCTCGATAGGCTCCATGGGCAGCAGGTCCAGCGAGATGATGCGGCCGTTGAGTTCGCCCACGGCCGCACCGCTGGGCGAGAGACGACGGCGCACATACTGACTCCAGGCACCGGGCGCGCACCCCAGGTCCACCACGGTGTGACCGGGCTGAATCAGCTTGAGCGACTCGTCAATTTCCTTGAGCTTGTAGGCCGCGCGCGCACGATAGCCGTCCTTTTGGGCAGCTTTCACATACGGGTCATTGATGTGATCGTGCAGCCAATTCTTATTGACCTTCTTGCTTTTGGTTTTCGTTTTCATGCCTGAATTCTCGCAGCCTTGATAATACGGGTATGCCCCAAATTGAATTAACTCCCGCGCAGCGCCGGGAACACCGCGCCGAAGCCCACCATCTGGACCCCGTCGTCCTCATCGGTGGCGATGGTCTGACCACTGCCGTTCAAAAGGAAGTGGACGCCGCACTCAATGCCCATGGTCTGATCAAGGTCCGCGTTTTCGGCGACGACCGTGCAGCCCGCGAGCAGATCTATCAACAACTCTGCGACGAGCTGAACGCGGCTCCCATCCAGCACATCGGCAAGCTGCTGGTGCTGTGGCGCCCTATTCCCGAAAAGGAAAAGGCCTTTGACGAAGACCGCATGCCCGGTCCTCGCGACGTCAAGGTGCTCAAGTTCGGCCGCGCCGGCCAGAAGCCCGAAGTCAAGCAGCTGCGCGTGCTCGGCAACCAGCGCCTGACCGCCGGCGGCACCATCAAGCGCGCCAAGCCCAAGCAGAAGTCGGTCAAGAAAGGCCGTCAGGACTGATCTGCCGATCCGCCCTGTCTGCCCGCCCAACCGCCTTTTTTCTTCGCCCAGACCACCAAGCCATGGCTCAGATCACACAGCAGCAACGCCACATTCTTTGCATGAAATGGGGCACCAAATACGGCCCGGAGTACGTCAACCGACTCTATGCCATGGTGCGCCGCCATCTCAGCGGAGATTTTCGCTTTGTCTGCCTGACCGACAGCACAGAGGGGATTCGCTCCGAAGTGGAGTGCTTTTCCATCCCCGACCTGAACATTCACCTGGCGCCCGGCCAGCGTGACGGCGCCTGGAAGAAGCTCACCACCTTCGAGCGCGACCTGCATGGCCTCAAGGGTCAGGCGCTGTTCCTGGACCTGGACGTGGTGATTGTGGGCAGCCTTGACGAGTTCTTCACGCTGCCCGGTGACTTCCGCATCATTCACGACTATCCGCGTTTCTGGCGCTTTGGCGAACGCATTGTCGGCAACTCTTCGGTCTACCGCTTCAAGCTGGGCGCCCATGCCGATGTGCTGGAGCATTTCCGTGCGCACACCGAAGAGATGCGCGGCAAGTACCGCAACGAGCAGGAGTATCTGTCGCACTTTCTGCACAAGCAGGGCAAGCTCGACTACTGGCCTGCAGCCTGGTGCCCCAGCTTCAAGTACTACTGCATTCCGGCCTGGCCCAGCAACTACTGGAAGGAGCCGGTACCGCCGGCCGATGCGCGCATCGTGATCTTCCACGGCGAAGTGAACCCGCCCGATGCCCTGGAAGGCCGCCGCAACAAGCGCTTTCGCCATATCGAGCCCGCCAGGTGGATCGAGAAGGCCTGGGGCTGAGAGACGGCTGCAGTTGCAGCCTCAAAAACAAAAGGCGTTGACCGCGAGGTTCAACGCCTTTTTTGTGCTCGCCTGACCGATGGATCAGCGATATTTGGCATCGACCAGCGGATGCCCCTTCATGCGCGAGAGAATCGACAGCGGGCTGGCCGCGGGATTGTATTCACTGCCTGGTGGCAGAAACAAGGTCTGCTCCAGCATGTACTGCCCCGACATGACGGCATGCACTGCCTGATCGGAGAAACACACCCAGGAGGAACCTGCCGCGAAAGGCACGGTTTCCTGGGGAGCATTTTTCTGATAGTCAGGATCGCCCTTCATGCCGTCATGCAGCTGCAGCATCAGATGGTCGTATTCGCTGCGATAGGACTTGGTCACATGCAGCAGCTCCAGCGCCTTGGCCTGCCAGGCGCTGTAGGGCTTGGCACGCGGCACAAAACGCTTGGCCACATCGGTGAACGGCTCGCCCACTCGCCAGACCCGGGGCTGGCCATCCGGGTTGACATTGGTGAAGACGCGCAGAATGCGCTCGCCATAGTTGGGCCGCGAAGGAAAGGCATCCACATGCATGCGCTTGTCGTCGGCACGCCAGGACTGCGCCCGCGTTTCCACCTGCGAAGGGCGGTAGCTGGTGGGTGCCATGCGTACCACCGGCATATAGGCCGGGAACAGGCCTGCGATCAGCGCCGTGGCCTGCTCGCGAAAGCGTCCGATCATGGCCGCCACCTGCGCCTGCATGGCCTCGTCGCCCGCCACGCCCTTGATCGAGCCATCCACATTGAGGCTGATATTGCGCGTCTTGGGATCGCGCACATCGGGGCGCAACAGCGCTTTTTCCTGCTCGGTCAGCTGAAAGCTCAGCTGGGGAAAGTACAGCACCTTGCCGGCCTCGACGGCAGCAGTCCATTCATCGCGCCCCTGGACATTGCTCCATTCGGTCGCGTCGATTTTTACGATTTGAGATTCCATGGCTTCGGCAGTGTACTCCCCGCAGACGAACCGGGCTTGCACTGGATCAAGCCGGCTTGCGAGCACCCGCCACACGCCACAGCACGATGGCGGCGCACAGCCACTGCAGCGCATACATGCCGATGCCAACGCTGTGCCAGAGCCTGAGGTTCTCGCGCGCCACGATCTTCGGCGATACGCCATACTGCACCAGCAGGGCCAGCAGCATGCCTGTGATAACAAAACCGATAGCTGCTTGCGCCCATTGCTCAAGCTTTTCAGCATGTTTCCGCTTTGAAAACACCAGCAAAAGAGCGCAACACGCTATCGATATCCAGGTCTGCGCCGCAAACAGCTTGGCTGCCATGAAGCCCGCCAGAGCCGGCGTGGGCAGATGGGCAAACAGCATGGGTACGGCCACAAAGCCGATGGCCGACAGGCTGCCCCACCACAGAGCCGCAAAGAAAACAGGCAAGCGTTCAAACATCATGGTGAAATTTCAGCATGGCAGAGCGCAAACCAGAGATGCCGAGCAAGAGCCGCCTCGCGGCGGGGCCGCCCAGGCAAGGGCATCGCCCCCTCCCACAGCGCGAAGCACGTAGAGAGAGGGGAAGGCGCGCAGCGCCTCAGGGGTGATTAGATGTACTTTACGCCTACGATCTCGTAGCGACGCTCGCCGCCCGGTGCCTGCACCACGGCGGTATCGCCCTCTTCCTTGCCGATCAGGGCGCGGGCAATCGGGCTGGACACATTGATCAGGCCGTGCTTGAGATCGGCCTCGTCCTCACCCACGATCTGGTAGGTCACGGCCGAGCCGCTGTCTTCATCTTCCAGGTCCACGGTCGCACCGAACACCACGCGGCCGCCTGCATCCAGCTCGGTAGGATCGATCACCTGCGCGGCAGACAGCTTGCCTTCGACCTCGATGATGCGACCTTCGATGAAGCCCTGCTGCTCCTTCGCGGATTCGTATTCGGCGTTTTCGCTCAGGTCACCCTGGGCACGGGCCTCTGCAATGGCTTGAATGACCGCGGGACGATCCACAGTCTTCAGGCGTTGCAGTTCCACCTTGAGCTTTTCTGCTCCGCGCTTGGTGATTGGGATGGTGGCCATGATCGAGTCTCCAAATTCAGCAAACGCCGCGCCCAGCGCGGCACCTCTCGCACAGGCCTGAGTGACAACGTCAAACAGGGGCCTGTGCCCCAAAAGCAAACCGCCGCACGTTGCCGCGCGGCGGTTCAAATACATTACCGCAGATTATGCCGTGTTTGCTGCGGCACAAGTGCGGTAAAAACCCGGCAGCCCTTGCGGGCTGCATCGGGCGTCAGGCTTTTCAGGCCTTGGTCAGCATGGCATGCAGCTCTTGCACCGAGTGCACGTCCAGATTGCCGCGCATGGCCTTCATGCCTTCCACGGCGGCTTCCGCGCCGAAGATGGTGGTGAAGGTGGTCACACGTGCCAGCAGTGCGCTGGTACGGATCTGGCGCGAGTCGGCGATGGCGTTGCGGCGCTCTTCCACGGTGTTGATGACCAGGGCGATTTCGCCGTTCTTGATCATGTCCACGATGTGAGGGCGGCCTTCAGTCACCTTGTTGACCGCTTGCACTTCCAGGCCAGCTTCCGCAATCGCTGCAGCCGTACCGCGTGTAGCGCACAGGCTGTAGCCCATGGCAACCAGCTCCTTGGCCACGGCCACGGCACGGGTCTTGTCGTTGTTCTTCACCGACAGGAAGACCTTGCCCTCGGCAGGCAGGTGCACGCCAGCGCCCATCTGACTCTTCACAAAGGCTTCGCCAAAGGTCTTGCCCACGCCCATGACTTCACCGGTGGACTTCATCTCGGGGCCGAGGATGGTGTCCACACCAGGGAACTTCACGAACGGAAACACAGCTTCCTTGACGCTGAAGTAAGGCGGTGTGACTTCCTTGGTGATGCCCTGCTCGGCCAGCGTATCGCCGGCCATGCAGCGTGCAGCCACCTTGGCCAGTTGCACGCCAGTGGCCTTGGAGACGAAGGGCACGGTGCGCGAGGCACGGGGGTTCACTTCCAGCACGTAGATCACGTCCTGGCCGTCCGCTTCCTTGATGGCGAACTGCACGTTCATCAGGCCCACCACATGCAGGCCTTCGGCCATGGCTGCGGTCTGGCGCTTGATCTCAGCGACGGTTTCGGCCTTCAGGTAGTAAGGGGGCAGCGAGCAGGCGGAGTCACCGGAGTGAACGCCGGCTTGCTCGATGTGCTCCATCACGCCACCGATGTACACGGCACCGGTCTTGTCGCGCACGCAGTCCACGTCGCACTCGATGGCGTTGGACAGGAAGTGATCCAGCAGCACGGGAGAGTCGTTGGAGACCTTCACGGCTTCGCGCATGTAGCGCTCGAGGTCGCGCTGCTCGTGCACGATTTCCATGGCACGGCCGCCCAGCACATAGGAAGGACGCACCACCAGGGGGTAACCCAGGCCGGCAGCCTTTTCCAGGGCTTCGGCTTCGGTACGCGCAGTGGCGTTGGGAGGCTGGCGCAGACCCAGTTCGTTGAGCAGCTTCTGGAAGCGTTCGCGGTCCTCGGCGGCGTCGATCATGTCGGGCGTGGTGCCGATGATCTTCACGCCTTCGCGCTCCAGGCCCAGGGCCAGCTTCAGAGGCGTCTGGCCGCCGTACTGCACGATCACGCCTTCAGGCTGCTCCACGTCCACGATTTCCAGCACGTCTTCCAGCGTCAGGGGCTCGAAGTACAGGCGATCGGAAGTGTCGTAGTCGGTGGACACGGTCTCGGGGTTGCAGTTAACCATGATGGTTTCGTATCCATCTTCGCGCATGGCCATGGCGGCGTGCACGCAGCAATAGTCAAACTCGATGCCCTGGCCGATACGGTTCGGGCCACCGCCCAGCACCATGATCTTCTTCTTGTCCGTGGGAGCTGCTTCGCACTCTTCGTCATACGTGGAGTACATGTATGCGGTGTTGGAAGCGAACTCGGCCGCGCAGGTGTCCACGCGCTTGAACACGGGGCGCACTTTCAGCGCCTTGCGCGCTTCGCGCACGGCCTTGTCGCTGGTGTGCAGCAGCTTGGCCAGGCGGCGATCGGAGAAGCCCTTTTGCTTGAGGGCGCGCAGGGTCTGGGCATCCAGAGCCGCCAGAGCACCCTCGCCCTTTTCTTCGTACAGCTTGTCCAGGTCGAGTTCGATCTTGACGATCTCTTCGATCTGCACCAGGAACCACTTGTCGATCTTGGTGATGTTGTGCACTTCGTCCAGCGACCAGCCGGCAGCGAAAGCGTCGCCCACGTACCAGATGCGGTCGGGACCGGGCTCGCCCAGTTCCTTTTCCAGGATTTCGCGGTCCTGGGTCTTTTCGTTCATGCCGTCCACGCCCACTTCCAGGCCGCGCAAGGCCTTCTGGAAGGACTCCTGGAAGGTACGGCCGATGGCCATCACTTCGCCCACGGACTTCATCTGTGTGGTCAGGCGGTTGTCGGCAGCGGGGAACTTCTCGAAGGCGAAACGCGGGATCTTGGTGACCACGTAGTCGATCGAGGGCTCGAACGAAGCGGGGGTCTTGCCGCCGGTGATTTCGTTCTTGAGCTCATCCAGCGTGAAGCCCACGGCCAGCTTGGCAGCGATCTTGGCGATGGGGAAACCCGTGGCCTTGGAGGCCAGTGCCGAGGAACGCGAGACGCGGGGGTTCATCTCGATGACGATCATGCGACCGTCCTTGGGATTCACCGAGAACTGCACGTTGGAGCCGCCCGTGTCCACACCGATTTCGCGCAGAACGGCCAGAGATGCGTTACGCATGATCTGGTATTCCTTGTCGGTCAGTGTCTGGGCCGGCGCCACGGTGATGGAGTCACCGGTGTGCACGCCCATGGGGTCCAGGTTTTCGATGGAGCAGACGATGATGCAGTTGTCGGCGGTGTCGCGCACCACTTCCATCTCGTACTCTTTCCAGCCCAGCAGGGATTCTTCGATCAGCAGCTCGTTGGTGGGCGAAGCCTCCAGACCGCGCTTGCAGATGGTTTCGAATTCCTCGGGGTTGTAGGCAATGCCGCCGCCGGTGCCGCCCAGCGTGAAGCTGGGGCGGATGACGGTGGGGAAGCCCATCTGCTTTTGCA
This region of Comamonas thiooxydans genomic DNA includes:
- the carB gene encoding carbamoyl-phosphate synthase large subunit is translated as MPKRNDLKSILIIGAGPIVIGQACEFDYSGVQACKALREEGYKVILINSNPATIMTDPATADVTYIEPITWQTVEKIIAKERPDAILPTMGGQTALNCALDLWKNGVLDKYKVELIGAKPEAIDKAEDRLKFKDAMTKIGLGSARSGIAHSMDEAWAVQKQMGFPTVIRPSFTLGGTGGGIAYNPEEFETICKRGLEASPTNELLIEESLLGWKEYEMEVVRDTADNCIIVCSIENLDPMGVHTGDSITVAPAQTLTDKEYQIMRNASLAVLREIGVDTGGSNVQFSVNPKDGRMIVIEMNPRVSRSSALASKATGFPIAKIAAKLAVGFTLDELKNEITGGKTPASFEPSIDYVVTKIPRFAFEKFPAADNRLTTQMKSVGEVMAIGRTFQESFQKALRGLEVGVDGMNEKTQDREILEKELGEPGPDRIWYVGDAFAAGWSLDEVHNITKIDKWFLVQIEEIVKIELDLDKLYEEKGEGALAALDAQTLRALKQKGFSDRRLAKLLHTSDKAVREARKALKVRPVFKRVDTCAAEFASNTAYMYSTYDEECEAAPTDKKKIMVLGGGPNRIGQGIEFDYCCVHAAMAMREDGYETIMVNCNPETVSTDYDTSDRLYFEPLTLEDVLEIVDVEQPEGVIVQYGGQTPLKLALGLEREGVKIIGTTPDMIDAAEDRERFQKLLNELGLRQPPNATARTEAEALEKAAGLGYPLVVRPSYVLGGRAMEIVHEQRDLERYMREAVKVSNDSPVLLDHFLSNAIECDVDCVRDKTGAVYIGGVMEHIEQAGVHSGDSACSLPPYYLKAETVAEIKRQTAAMAEGLHVVGLMNVQFAIKEADGQDVIYVLEVNPRASRTVPFVSKATGVQLAKVAARCMAGDTLAEQGITKEVTPPYFSVKEAVFPFVKFPGVDTILGPEMKSTGEVMGVGKTFGEAFVKSQMGAGVHLPAEGKVFLSVKNNDKTRAVAVAKELVAMGYSLCATRGTAAAIAEAGLEVQAVNKVTEGRPHIVDMIKNGEIALVINTVEERRNAIADSRQIRTSALLARVTTFTTIFGAEAAVEGMKAMRGNLDVHSVQELHAMLTKA